The following coding sequences lie in one Deltaproteobacteria bacterium genomic window:
- a CDS encoding sigma-70 family RNA polymerase sigma factor yields the protein MDDDDEVALLHAWRAGDRAAGDELMRSYYGRVLGFFRLRVPTVAEDLTQHTFLACTEGRERVVGSSVRGFLFGIARHLLLKHLEQSRRAEDAAELGAGQPQSILSPSGVIAQRAEHMLLLRALERLPDETQMLIAMHYVEGMRSREIAEALGVPTSTVTTRLSRAREALREQLTTIRAAPHTRASLLSELDTWVSSLGPLLRGYPDAS from the coding sequence GTGGACGATGACGACGAGGTCGCGCTGCTGCACGCCTGGCGTGCAGGCGATCGCGCCGCCGGCGACGAGCTGATGCGCTCCTACTACGGTCGCGTGCTGGGCTTCTTTCGTCTGCGGGTGCCGACCGTGGCCGAGGACCTCACCCAGCACACGTTCCTGGCCTGCACCGAGGGCCGCGAGCGCGTGGTCGGCTCGAGCGTGCGAGGGTTCCTGTTCGGGATCGCGCGGCACCTGTTGCTCAAGCACCTCGAGCAATCACGGCGCGCCGAGGATGCCGCGGAGCTCGGCGCGGGCCAGCCGCAGAGCATCCTCTCGCCCAGCGGCGTGATCGCGCAACGGGCCGAGCACATGTTGTTGTTGCGCGCACTCGAACGACTGCCCGACGAGACCCAGATGCTGATCGCGATGCACTACGTCGAAGGCATGCGCAGCCGCGAGATCGCCGAGGCCCTGGGGGTGCCGACCAGCACGGTGACGACGCGGCTGTCGCGTGCGCGCGAGGCCCTGCGCGAGCAGCTGACGACGATCCGCGCCGCGCCACATACCCGCGCATCGCTGCTGTCGGAGCTGGACACGTGGGTGTCGTCGCTGGGGCCGCTGCTGCGCGGGTATCCCGATGCGAGCTAG